Part of the Bacillota bacterium genome, CTGAGCCGGTTGTCAATGCCCTGAAAAAGCTCGTTCATGTAAGACACCCCGTGTGGGATAAAGACGCACCACTCTTCTGCACTAGAGATGGAACACCGCTGACAGTAAGAAGGTGGGAAGCAAGGCTCAAGAAATACTCAGACATCCTGGGAACGAGCGTCACTCCTTACGATTTGCGCCACGGTTTTGCCACCTTGTTCTTGAGAGACGGAGGAAACGTATATGCTCTCCAGAAGATTTTACGTCACTCCAGTATGGATATGGTTAGACGGTACTTACAATTTAACGATGAAGACATAAGACGACAGCATGAGCTTGCGTCACCTGTAGTGAGGCTCTTAACCAAGACGCCGAGGGTTGGTAAGATTTAGACTCGACCCCTCAAGGACTGGGCATGTATATAAATCCATAGGCAGCTAGAAGAAAGGGCTCCTAAAAACCAGGAGCCCTTCTTTCCATCATATGTTTACATGCAATCTTGCTGTTCGCCCATATCTCAAATCCCTTTTTCTTCGCCTCCAAGCAGAAGCCCACGTCTTCCCCCTGCTCGTGGTAGCAGTACCTTACCTCCTCTAATACTTTCTTTTTGAGGAGATATACCGCTCCTGTTACATCACATTGAAACAAGGCGTTTTTCGGGAAGTCCAGATAGTGAGTTATACTGCCGTTTCTGTGGGCCATTATGTTGGGGAATACCTTTGAGGGATCGTTCCATATCTGGGCGCTCACTATGTCTTTGTCTGCGACTATGAGCTCTTTTAAGGTATAGGGAGGAACCAGGATATCTGAGTCCACACTGAAGAGGTAGTCCGCTTCCATGTCCAGGGCCTGCTCAACCAGGATGTTTCTGAGCTCGGCGAGACTTACGTATATCTTTTTTCTGACGTTCCACGTCCTCTGATCTTCTATCTGACCAAGGTCGTGCTCCAGGATGCGGATTTGTCTATACTCATCCTTATGCTCCCTGGCAAAGGACATGAGGATCTCTTTTGTCCTGTCTGTGGAGTCGTTTATGACAAAGCACAGAGATAGGTCATCCTTTGGGAAATCCAGGTTATATATGTGGTCCAGATATTCTCCTATGATCCAATCCCTATTCCTTACCGGGCAGCCGATCACTACCATATGCCCTCGTGTATACCTCCACTATTTGCTGGGCTCTTGCTGCATAGTTGTGCTTCTCATAGACCTCCTTCTGAGCCTTTCTCGCTATTTCTTGCCTTTCTTCGCTGTCCATGTGGAGGATCATTTCCATCAGTTCTAAAGTCTCCTCTTTATTTTTTGCCTGGAATATGAGGTCGCCAAAGAGGTTCTCCTGGGCTTTGGTGTAGTGGGCGAGGAATAAACCTCCTCCGCATGCTAGGGCTTCATACGGCCTCATGGAGGTCTGGGTCGCGGAAGTATCGTCGCAGTTCATCCCAAGGATGATTTTCGCTGAGCTATATACACAAGGAAGCTCCTCGTAAGGCAGTATGCCACCATAGATGTCCATATGTTTCGGATATGTTCCATTCACGAAGACCGGAGCTGAGCTTCTCTATCAATTTTGCGCCAGCCGCTATGAGAGGGGCAGCATGATAGTCACCACAAACCTGGAGCTTAGCCAGTGGACGGAGGTGTTTGGGGATGAGAGAATGACAGCGGCACTTCTTGATCGGCTCACCCATAGGGCCCATATCCTGACTTTAAACGGGGAGAGTTATCGTTTCCGGGAGAGCATGCGTAAACAAGAGGTAGAACGTGAGATGTTGCACACGCCTGCCTAGGCGTAGCCTAGGCAGGGGGTGGATCCCATTTTCGTGTCCGCAGTGGTCCCCTTTTTGATTGCCAAACACACCGGAGTGGAGCAATATAAAGCGCGTTCATTATGATCTCCTTCCGGACAACATTGGGTTCTGGTTCTCAGATGACTGTGGTTCTAATCCGCCAGATGGTTGAATTGGAAATGTCTTTCTTCTACCAGGATAGGAGCTATAATTCTCGAAGGCTGTTCTCGGATGGTTTACATCGAACACCCATTCGAGACCCATTCGAAGAGATAAAAACAGCTGGATTTAGTGAATGTAGAAGTTTACCTTGGCCATCAAGAAGAATTCCCTGGGGTGCTGCCGGAGGTTTTTGCAACGGTTTCTTCTGTGGTGAAAGAGGTTAAGCCGGGAGACATCTTACCTATCACTGCCAGGGTTGATGAGGCGATGACACAGGATAGTCCGTCGGACGATTCGATTTGGGCAATCTATCTACCTAATCTGTACTGGAGGTTGACTGACTCGCTTATTCGCTATCGAAGATACTGCGAAATATGGCCTCGAATTCGGAAACCTCTCTACCATTGAAGACGACTTTGGGGCACAAAGCAAGTATTTGGTCCCTCATTGTGATTAACTCGCAAGCCCGCAGTGCGCGTGTGGGTTTATCGACGCCGGTAACGCCGTTAGGGTAATAATCTTCGATTGCGCCTTTGGCAAGCACATTAATCCTGAGCTCTCTCAGGCGTTCAAGTAGCTCATACTTATCATGGAGTTCTGGGTGCCCTTTACGTAGGAGATTGCGACGCCTTGTCTCAGTCTCCTCAGAAAAAAGTAACTCAATTTCATCTGCCTCGTCATTGGTGATTTGCCTACCATTAGCAATTTCCCGTGCTAGATATTTTAATCTCTGGTATCTTTCCTGCCAGGTGTACTTACGTACCATCTCTTTGATCTTTTCCCTTGTCAGAGTCCCATCGATTCCTTCATCTTTTGCAATCTTGTCGATGACCTGGAGAAATGCTCTCCTCTGATCAGCAACGTCTTCGGTAACCTCTAGTTTATCGAAATCTTCAAGAAGTGCATCTAGGTCAAGTATAGCATGCACCTCAAGCCCGAACTTTTCAAAGAACTCTCTATACCTCGCCACATTCCCCTTTCCGTTGATCCTTATGAGGGGGATATTGCGTGCTTCGAAATCCCACTCCTCGTTTAGGATGCGGGCAACATGGGCTAAATAGATGGCATCGGAATCTCCCTCAACTAGGACGACCTTGCGGGCAAAAAATGCTGCAGAATTGTTCTCGTAACAGATCAGCTGAAAGGCATCCTTCCGGCGAGTATCATGTAGCAGATTAATCACCATTGGATTTCCATATGGTTTTGCATCGGGTGGGTGATCTTTTGCTAATTTGATGAATGTTCCGGTCCCTGTAGGAGAAAAAAATAGTGGTGAG contains:
- a CDS encoding ATP-binding protein, with translation MSICFGYVPFTKTGAELLYQFCASRYERGSMIVTTNLELSQWTEVFGDERMTAALLDRLTHRAHILTLNGESYRFRESMRKQEVEREMLHTPA
- a CDS encoding glycosyltransferase family 1 protein, with translation MDIYGGILPYEELPCVYSSAKIILGMNCDDTSATQTSMRPYEALACGGGLFLAHYTKAQENLFGDLIFQAKNKEETLELMEMILHMDSEERQEIARKAQKEVYEKHNYAARAQQIVEVYTRAYGSDRLPGKE